A segment of the Holophagales bacterium genome:
CGGGGTCCACGTCCGCCAGGTCTCCAAGTACGAGATGGGGACCTCCCTGCCCACACTCGAGCGCATCCGCCGCATGGCCGAGGTGCTCCAGGTTTCCGCCGACGAGCTGGTCTTCGGCGTGACGAAGCGCAAGGCAGGAGCCCCCCGCGATCCGCTATCCCGTCCTGGCCGAGCGGCTCCGGAAGCTCGATGCCGTGGTGACGCGTGACGACCTGAAGTCGATCGTCGATTTCCTCGACGCCTTCATCGCCAAGAAGCAGATCGACCAGATCGCCAACGGCAGAGGCTGATGAGCGTCCCCGGCTTTCAGGACCTGATGCTCCCGATCCTGCAGCTGGCTGCCGACGGCAAGGAGCACACGCTGGCCGAGGCCCGCCCACTGCTGGCCGCACGGCTGGGGCTCTCCGAGGAGGACACCGCCCAGCTGCTGCCGAGCGGCCGGCAGACGGTGTTCGCGAATCGGACCGCCTGGGCCAAGGTCTACCTGCAGCGGGCTGGGCTCTTCTCCTCTTCCCGGCGCGGACACTTCCAGATCACGCCCCGCGGCCTGGCCCTCCTTGCCGAGAAGCTCCCCCGGGTCGACATCCGGGTGCTCGACCGGTTTCCCGAGTTCGTGGAGTTCCGGACGAAGAAGGACTCCGAGGACTCGAGTACCGGAGAAGAGCACTCGGAGAGTTCCGCAACGCCCGAGGAGACGCTGGAGTCGGCCAGTCTGCGCATCCGAAAGGCCCTGGCCACCGAGGTTCTCGATCGGGTGAAGAGGAGCTCGCCCACGTTCTTCGAGGAGCTGGTGGTGGCTCTGCTTCTGAAGATGGGCTACGGCGGCTCGCGCCAGGACGCCGGCAAGGCCCTCGGCCGCTCCGGCGACGAAGGGCTCGACGGGGTGATCCACGAGGACCGGCTCGGTCTGGACGTGATCTACCTGCAGGCCAAGCGCTGGGAGGGGACGGTCGGGCGGCCCGAGATCCAGAAGTTCGTGGGAGCGCTGCACGGCCGAAGGGCCCGCAAGGGCGTCTTCCTCACGACGAGCGCCTTCTCCGACGAGGCCCGCCAGTACGCCGCCGGGATCGACTCGAAGGTCGCGCTGATCGACGGTGCCCAGCTGGCCGAGCTGATGATCG
Coding sequences within it:
- a CDS encoding helix-turn-helix transcriptional regulator; its protein translation is MAAFSQTLKRLRQERRLSQQELADLIGVHVRQVSKYEMGTSLPTLERIRRMAEVLQVSADELVFGVTKRKAGAPRDPLSRPGRAAPEARCRGDA
- a CDS encoding restriction endonuclease — encoded protein: MSVPGFQDLMLPILQLAADGKEHTLAEARPLLAARLGLSEEDTAQLLPSGRQTVFANRTAWAKVYLQRAGLFSSSRRGHFQITPRGLALLAEKLPRVDIRVLDRFPEFVEFRTKKDSEDSSTGEEHSESSATPEETLESASLRIRKALATEVLDRVKRSSPTFFEELVVALLLKMGYGGSRQDAGKALGRSGDEGLDGVIHEDRLGLDVIYLQAKRWEGTVGRPEIQKFVGALHGRRARKGVFLTTSAFSDEARQYAAGIDSKVALIDGAQLAELMIDFDLGVSPATTYIVKRIDSDFFGEE